The DNA window CCAACTGCGTACAGTCGCAGTACGACCACGTTCGTCAGACCGGTCGATTGCCACGAGGTGCCAAAATCGGTGGATCGCACTATCCCTTGCGCTGTCGCGGCGAACAGATCCGACCCCAATGTGGTCATGTCAATGATCGCAGAATGACGAAGGGTAGCTCCCGCGAGCGACCAACTCATCCCGTTGTCCGTTGACCGATAGATGCCATCATACGTGGTACCGGCGAAGCGTGACGTACCGAGGGAAGCGAGACAGGTGACAGCAGAACTTGCGAGTCCCGCCATTACGATGGTCCACGTTGTCCCTGCATTGCTCGAAACCACCACCCCGCTACCGAACTCGTCTGCGACGATGATGTTCGAACCGGAGACCGTGATCGCGCCAGGTTGGTGGTGGTTGAAGGTTGCGGTATCGATCTCACGCCACGTCCGTCCACCATCATCGGAGCGCAATAACCGTTGAGAACCGGACGACAGAATACTGTTGCCGCTCTTGATGAACCCTGATCCCGCGTTGATCTGTGGTGTTGTATTGCTCCATGTCGCTCCTCCGTCGGCCGAGAACACGCTGCCGCCATAGTATTTTGAAATGACCATACTCTGGCCATCGACATACATCGATCGGATGCTGCCGGTAACGGGTATCGTCGTCGGGTGCCAGTTGTATGGCTGCGCTAGAAGTTTCTCCGTACCGGAGAGGACGAGGAGGAGGAACAGGCAATAGGTTGGGATTCTATTCATTGAACGAGCGACTTAGTGATGGCTCAATGACACCTTACGCCGTGGGAAGATTCCCAATACGACCCGCTTGTGGCGACTAGCGTTATCGTCGAAAGTAGAGGATTAGATCGGTGCCCGGGATACTCGTCACTCCGGCCGCGCGTAGCATCGTCACAACCTGCCCACGATGAAACGTGGCGTGATTGCAGACATGCAGCAATATCTCGTCGAAGCGCTGGCTTGTCTCGACGCCGGAGTGCATCCGGTAGTGGATTACTTCATGCAACTGTTCGTCGCTGAGCGATGCGACATGAGCGATCCAAGCCTCGGTCTGCTGCTTCATGCGTCGGAGCGCTTCGTCGAACGGGCCGTCGAAGAGTTCGAGATCGACATCGCCGGGATTGTGGCCGTTGACGCGTTCGAACCACACCCATTCGGCATCCCAGATGTGCAGGACGGTTCGACGAATGGTCGGGAAACTACTGGTTTGGGGGACATCGAGCGCTTCGGCAGGAATGGCGCCGAACAAACGCTGATTCGCCCAACTGTTGTAGCTCAACAGTTGGGCGAAATGATCGCGTGCAATTGTCATACGATCTCGGAGCGGATTATGCCGTCACCTTCGCAGCTTCCTGCTTCGCATAGGCAAGCGTACCACCGGCGAGGATGATGTGACGCTGACGCTCGGTGAGCGGGCTCGTCACGACGTACGAGAGGTTCTTCGTCTTGTTCGTGACCGTGATCTTCTCCGGGTGCTCGGCGATCTGCACGCGGGCGTTCTCGATCACCAGTTCATCACCCTGTGCGATGGTGTCGTAATCTGCAGCATTGACGAACGTCGCGGGCAGGATACCGAAGTTGATCAAGTTCGCAAGATGGATACGAGCGAAACTCTTGACGATCACAGCCGTGACGCCGAGGTAACGCGGTGCAAGCGCCGCATGCTCGCGGCTCGAGCCCTGACCGTAGTTCTCACCACCGACGAGCATACCGCCGCCCCACTCTTTTGCGCGCTTCGGGAATTCGGGATCCACGCGAACGAGCGTATGCTCGCTGATCGCGGGAATGTTCGAGCGAAGCGGCAACACCTTCGCGCCGGCAGGCATGATGTGATCGGTCGTGATATTATCGACCATCTTCAACAGTACTTTGCCGTGCAAATTCTGTGGTACCGCGTCAAAGCTCGGGAGCGGCTTGATGTTCGGACCGCGCTTGATCTCCACTTTCGAACGGTCGTTGCCCGGTGCGATCACCATGTCGTCATCAACGATGTACTCGTTCGGCTCGTCGATATGTGTGAACGGCAAGCCGAGGTCACGGGGATCGGTGATGACGCCCGTAAGCGCAGAGGCTGCGCAGGTCTCAGGGCTGGCGAGATACACTTTTGCATCAGCCGTTCCGCTGCGGCCTTCAAAATTGCGATTGAACGAACGAACCGACACCGAACCCGACGGCGGAGCCTGTCCCATGCCGATGCAAGGACCGCAACCCGACTCGAGGATGCGCGCACCGCTGCGAATGAGGCTTGCAAGTGTCATGTCCTTATCGCGGGCGATCATCTCGAAGACCTGCTTCGAACCCGGCGTCAGCGTGAAGCTCACACCGGAATTGACAGCCTTGTCCTTCAGGATGTAAGCGGAAATTCCAAGATCGTGGTAGCTCGAGTTCGTGCAGCTTCCGACGCAGGCCTGTGCGATCGGCGTGCCGGCGACGGAGCGTACCGTCACGACGTTATCCGGCATGTGGGGCTGTGCGATCAGCGGTTCGAGCTTGCTGAGATCGATCTCAACGTTCTCATCATAGGTCGCACCATCATCTGCCTTCAAATTCTGCCACGACGCTTCGCGCTTCTGTGCCTTGAGGAAGCTAAGTGTCTTCTCGTCCGACGGGAAGAGCGACGTCGTTGCGCCGAGCTCGGCACCCATGTTGCAGATCGTGAAGCGGTCGCCCATGGAAAGATTGTGTGCGCCTTCGCCGTAGTACTCGATGATGCGGCCTGTACCGCCCTTCACCGTAAGGCGGCGAAGCATTTCGAGGATCACATCCTTACCCGTTACCCAATCGCTTAACGTTCCGGTAAGCTTCACTCCGACCACCTTCGGCATCGGCGTATAGAACGGCTGTCCTGCGAGGGCCATTGCGATATCAAGACCGCCGGCGCCCATGGCGATCATACCGAGGCCGCCGCACGTCGGCGTGTGCGAATCGGAGCCGAGGAGCGTATCGCCCGGAACGCCGAAGCGCTCGCGGTGCACCTGGTGACAGATACCGTTACCCGGACGTGAGAAGAACAACCCATACTTCGCGGCGACCGATTGCAGATACTGATGGTCGTCAGCATTCTCGAAACCCGTCTGCAGCATGTTGTGATCGACGTAGCTGACAGATACTTTCGTCTTGATCGAATCGAGACCCATCGACTCGAACTGCAGATACGCCATTGTTCCCGTCGCATCCTGCGTGAGTGTCTGGTCGATGCGAAGGCCGACTTCCTCACCCGGTTTCGGCAGCGAGGTGTGTGAGAGCAAGTGTGCGGAGAGTATCTTATGCGTCAGACTTTGTGCCATATTTTCGACTTTCTAAATGGTGGGTTGTACTTACAGCACAGTATTAACAACATGCATCGAAGAATGATTTTGGGCGTCAAACAAAGCAAGCAGTAGTAGGACGGACTCTCAGTCCGTCCCCTTTCGGCAACCACGAACATTCGGTCCTGCCCCGCCCCGCCTGTCATTCTGAGCGAAGCGAAGAATCCCTTCAGCAGAGCCGCAGCATGCCCAGGACCGGTGGCACGGACTCTCAGTCCGTGCGCTTTCGGCAGCCACAAACATTCGGTCCTAACCCAACCTCCGCCCACGAATGAATTCGTGGGCTACGCCAGTGGCCGTCCTGCCGGACTCAATGCGGCGAGGCCGCACTGTCCCTTCTCCCAACACGTCATTCTGAGCATTCTTCTGGAACCATAGGAGCAGAAGCGAAGAATCCCTCGGATGAAACGCCGTGAGGCTCCGTTTCAGAGCTTGCGAAACCGTGCAAACTGAGCCACTACCGACCTCCTTTTCCACCGAACGATTCCTTCGGAAATTCGTTATATAATCCGTTGAAAGCTTTCGTTTTGTGTTTTCTCGGGGTTCACTGTTTTGCATCTGGGTGTGTGGTTGCCGTTCGGCGTTCCGTTCTACTTGTGCTGCTTGACTCGACAATCCTTCCGAAGCGCATCGTAAGCAGTATCTGAATCACTTAATCTAAGGAAGAATATGAAAATCTATGTAGGCGGCTTGCCGTACCAGACGCAGGACGACCAACTCAACCAGATCTTTACCGCATACGGTGAAGTTTCCAGCGCAAAGATCATCATGGATCGCGAAACCGGCCGCAGCAAAGGCTTCGGTTTTGTCGAGATGCCGGATGACGATGCAGCAAAGAAGGCCATTGCCGAGCTCAACGAAGCAGAGCTTGGTGGCCGTACGTTGACCGTGAACGAAGCTCGCCCGATGGCTGAGCGTTCGGGCGGCGGTGGCGGACGCGGCGGTTACGGCGGCGGCGGTGGTCGCGGCGGTTACGGCGGCGGCGGCGGACGTGGCGGTTACGGCGGCGGTGGAAACCGCGGCGGTGGCGGCGGCGGCCGTTGGTAAGCCAACCCGAAGAATCTCTTCACGAACAGGGCAGTCAGATTGACTGCCCTGTTCTGTTTTAAGCGGCGTCCTCTCCCACCAGGCACACCCCTCCCTCCGGCCCTAACATACCGTATTAAATTCGTTTATGAACTTTTGCTCATTCTTCGTAAAGTCCTCTTACGCCTTGTAAAGAATCCTGTTGTGATAGCCATAAAATCAAATCGATAGGCAGGGGAGCGTGCACCGTCGAACTGCGAAATAGTAAGAGAATTTTCCCTTTTTGGAGGGCTGGCACAGTTATTGTCTTAACGCGCCCTGTCGGGTGAAGTTATCCGGCACGTTCATCGAAAGAAGAGTGGCAATAGAAGCCGTAAGTAGCCGACGAAGCTGTAGGGACGGACGACCGATGCGCAATGGACCCTTAACCTATGATTATAAACAACCTACAGCTTTGTTAGCCTATTCAAATACCCCCTTCTCTTGTGTGGGTTGTGTACTATAAACATCTGCAAAGATCGATGCCATGAGAACTCTAGTCTATCATCTATTAATCAGTGCCGCAGTCGTCTTGGCTGCAGGCGGTGTGGAACGAGCCTTCGTTTCGCACGCAGGGACCGGCCTGGCACCCGCCATCACGGGGACCAGCACGTCCGGCACACCGGTCGCGGCCAACGTACCGTCGGGCAAATGCACGATGGTCGGTGGGAGCGCAACCAAGGACATGACGTCCGAGAATACCGCGTTCAAGGGTGCCAAGACCGACCCGGAAGAATGCGTGAAATGCCATGAAGACGAAGTCGCTTCGTACAAGAGCACGACGCATGCAAAATCCTGGCAGAATGGCCAGTCATGCGAAAGCTGTCATGGTGAATCCGCCAAACACGTGGAGACTGGTGGTGCCCCCGGCACGATCCAGACGATGAAAGGCAAATCGGCGAACGAAGTGTCGCAGACCTGCCTCAATTGCCATCAGCGCCCGGGCGAACAGAGCCATGGTCAACTGAGCGAGCATTTCCGCGCCGGCGTCGGCTGCACCAGCTGCCACGACGTGCACCCGAGTGCTCAGCATAAGCATGAAATGAACAATGCCGGTATGAGCGCAATGCTCAAAGGCAAGCAGACAGACCTGTGTCTCTCCTGTCATAATACGGTTAACTCGGACTTCAACAAGCCGACGCATCACCGTCTGAAGGAAGGCATCGTCGAATGCTCCAGTTGTCATAACCCGCACGGCACGACGCAGGAACATCAGCTTCGCGCCGACAAGAAGACCCTCTGCTTGAACTGTCACCAGGATAAACGCGGACCGTTCGTGTATGAACACAACGCGACGGCTCTCGAGGGTTGCGTCGCCTGTCACGAAGGACACGGCAGCTCCGCTCGAAACCTGTTAAAGGATCGCGATCCTCGAACGCTGTGCATCAGCTGCCACTCGAAAGAGATCGGCGCCGGAGTACCGCATAGCCGCGCAAACTTCAGTCTGCAGACAACCGGCGACTGCACGCGCTGCCACAACACGATCCATGGTTCGAACCGTGACGAATACTTCATCCAATAGGAGGGCATATGAATACCATCAAACAATTCAGATCATTCGCCCTATTGACGCTTGCGACGCTCGCACTGCTGCTGAGCACCAACGTCAATGTGCATGCACAGGATGAACAGCCGAACTTCCAGGCAGGGCCGTACCTCTTCAACTTCGGTCTCTCGGCCGGATTCCTGAGCACCACGACGGCACAGCCGAGCGGCTCCGCGAATCCGAACGACTACTGGGCACAAGAGCGCTACTACGAAGCGATGAACTATCGCACGGGAATCAAGATCAACTCGCTCAATCTCTATGGCGAGAAGAGCGGCAAAGAAGGGTTCTTCGACGAGCTCTATGTCAATGCCGACGGTCTTGGCGATCCGTACACGACGGCCAGCATCCGTATGCGCCAGTTCAACGCATTCGATTTCAAGATCGACTACCGGAACATGAAGTATTTCCTGAACCGCAACGACTCGATCTATACCGGACTGCATAAGTTCGACGAGACGCGCGACTTCCTGAATGCGTCGCTCGGTATCGACGTCTCAAACGACATCAACGTCAAGTTGATGATGAACTCGACCGGCCATAGCGGCAACTTCACGCAGACGCTCTCCCCGTTCATCGACGGCGGCGAAGAGATCGGCGGCGGAGTGAAGAACGGTGTTGCTCAGGGAGACGGAACGTTCGGCACGTATGCTCGCGGAAATATCTATTGGATCAATACGCCGGCAAACGACCGTACGAACGAATACAAATTGCAGGGCACGTTCAAGTTCGCCGATCATACGGCCTTGACACTCGGCGGCGGTATTCGCCAGTACACGCAGGATATCGAATACACACCGTTGAGCGACACCGCGTTGACATACTATACCGCAAAGGGTACGGTCAACTGGGCAGGCGTATTCGCCGGTTTCCCGAACAGCCCGGCAACGATCAGCAAAGCGAACACCAATCCGCTCAATTCGTACGATTGGAAAGAAACCCGCAAAGGCAGCACGCCGATGGGGTACCTCGAACTCGTCACACGCCCGATCGACCGGTTGGCCGTCACGGCGAACGTGAACTACGAGAAGACGGACGTCGACGGCACGACGATCGAAGGTACGCTCGACGGCTGGATGCCTTCGGCAGCAGCGTCACTCGGCGGACCGAAGACTTCGCAGGCCCGCGATATCCTCTATACCGCTTCCGGCGACAACAAGAGCACGTACTCCACGCTACTCGCGTCGTTGACCGCAGCGTATGACATCACCGATCAACTCGGCGCGACCGTG is part of the Bacteroidota bacterium genome and encodes:
- a CDS encoding DinB family protein, with product MTIARDHFAQLLSYNSWANQRLFGAIPAEALDVPQTSSFPTIRRTVLHIWDAEWVWFERVNGHNPGDVDLELFDGPFDEALRRMKQQTEAWIAHVASLSDEQLHEVIHYRMHSGVETSQRFDEILLHVCNHATFHRGQVVTMLRAAGVTSIPGTDLILYFRR
- a CDS encoding aconitate hydratase, translating into MAQSLTHKILSAHLLSHTSLPKPGEEVGLRIDQTLTQDATGTMAYLQFESMGLDSIKTKVSVSYVDHNMLQTGFENADDHQYLQSVAAKYGLFFSRPGNGICHQVHRERFGVPGDTLLGSDSHTPTCGGLGMIAMGAGGLDIAMALAGQPFYTPMPKVVGVKLTGTLSDWVTGKDVILEMLRRLTVKGGTGRIIEYYGEGAHNLSMGDRFTICNMGAELGATTSLFPSDEKTLSFLKAQKREASWQNLKADDGATYDENVEIDLSKLEPLIAQPHMPDNVVTVRSVAGTPIAQACVGSCTNSSYHDLGISAYILKDKAVNSGVSFTLTPGSKQVFEMIARDKDMTLASLIRSGARILESGCGPCIGMGQAPPSGSVSVRSFNRNFEGRSGTADAKVYLASPETCAASALTGVITDPRDLGLPFTHIDEPNEYIVDDDMVIAPGNDRSKVEIKRGPNIKPLPSFDAVPQNLHGKVLLKMVDNITTDHIMPAGAKVLPLRSNIPAISEHTLVRVDPEFPKRAKEWGGGMLVGGENYGQGSSREHAALAPRYLGVTAVIVKSFARIHLANLINFGILPATFVNAADYDTIAQGDELVIENARVQIAEHPEKITVTNKTKNLSYVVTSPLTERQRHIILAGGTLAYAKQEAAKVTA
- a CDS encoding RNA-binding protein, producing MKIYVGGLPYQTQDDQLNQIFTAYGEVSSAKIIMDRETGRSKGFGFVEMPDDDAAKKAIAELNEAELGGRTLTVNEARPMAERSGGGGGRGGYGGGGGRGGYGGGGGRGGYGGGGNRGGGGGGRW
- a CDS encoding DmsE family decaheme c-type cytochrome, which codes for MRTLVYHLLISAAVVLAAGGVERAFVSHAGTGLAPAITGTSTSGTPVAANVPSGKCTMVGGSATKDMTSENTAFKGAKTDPEECVKCHEDEVASYKSTTHAKSWQNGQSCESCHGESAKHVETGGAPGTIQTMKGKSANEVSQTCLNCHQRPGEQSHGQLSEHFRAGVGCTSCHDVHPSAQHKHEMNNAGMSAMLKGKQTDLCLSCHNTVNSDFNKPTHHRLKEGIVECSSCHNPHGTTQEHQLRADKKTLCLNCHQDKRGPFVYEHNATALEGCVACHEGHGSSARNLLKDRDPRTLCISCHSKEIGAGVPHSRANFSLQTTGDCTRCHNTIHGSNRDEYFIQ